From Eptesicus fuscus isolate TK198812 chromosome 22, DD_ASM_mEF_20220401, whole genome shotgun sequence, a single genomic window includes:
- the ANKRD34A gene encoding ankyrin repeat domain-containing protein 34A, with protein MLHTEGHALLRAVGQGKLRLARLLLEGGAYVNEGDAQGETALMAACRARYDDPQNKARMVRYLLEHGADPNIADRLGRTALMHACAGGGGAAVASLLLAHGADPSVRDHTGASALVHALDRGDRETLATLLDACKAKGTEVIIITTDTSPSGTKKTRQYLNSPPSPGVEDPAPAPPSPGVCASPSEIQLQTAGGARGLPSPRTQEEEERRDVFEFPLPKPPEDPSPSEPLPKPPRHPPKPLKRLNSEPWGLVAPQPAPPAEGRLGMERLTADFNGLTLGGRPRLSRRHSTEGPEGPPPWVEKGTSGGALSRRNTAPEAPEAGPPAGLRQKLSRMEPVELDFPDSPEGGRPSLERRRYSASPLTLPLAGSAPSPRQSQESLPGAVSPLSGRRRSPGLLERRGSGTLLLDHISQTRPGFLPPLNVNPHPPIPDIRPQPGGRAPSLPAPPQAGAPGSPRTKRKLVRRHSMQNEQIRLLGGFQSLGGPGEPGR; from the coding sequence ATGCTGCACACGGAGGGCCACGCGCTCCTGCGGGCCGTGGGTCAGGGGAAACTGCGCCTGGCCCGCCTGCTCCTGGAGGGCGGCGCTTACGTGAACGAGGGCGACGCCCAGGGGGAGACCGCGCTGATGGCAGCCTGTCGGGCCCGCTACGACGACCCCCAGAACAAGGCGCGCATGGTGCGCTACCTCCTGGAGCACGGCGCGGACCCCAACATCGCAGACCGCCTGGGGCGCACGGCGCTCATGCACGCCtgcgccgggggcgggggcgccgcgGTGGCCTCGCTGCTCCTCGCCCACGGCGCAGACCCCTCGGTCCGAGACCACACGGGCGCCTCGGCGCTCGTCCACGCCCTGGACCGCGGGGACCGCGAGACGCTGGCCACGCTGCTGGACGCCTGCAAGGCCAAGGGCACGGaggtcatcatcatcaccaccgaCACCTCGCCCTCGGGCACCAAGAAGACGCGGCAGTATCTCAACTCCCCGCCGTCCCCGGGGGTGGaggaccccgcccccgccccgccgagCCCGGGGGTGTGCGCGTCGCCGTCGGAAATCCAGCTGCAGACTGCAGGGGGGGCGCGAGGGCTGCCGTCCCCTCGCAcgcaggaagaagaggagaggcgGGACGTGTTTGAATTCCCTCTTCCCAAGCCCCCCGAGGACCCTTCCCCTTCCGAGCCGCTCCCCAAACCACCCCGCCACCCTCCGAAGCCGCTCAAAAGGCTGAATTCCGAGCCCTGGGGCCTGGTGgctccccagccggccccgcccgcggaggggaggctggggatggAGCGCCTGACCGCCGACTTCAACGGCCTGACCCTGGGCGGCCGACCCCGGCTCTCCCGACGTCACAGCACCGAGGGCCCCGAGGGCCCGCCCCCGTGGGTGGAGAAAGGGACGAGCGGGGGCGCCCTCTCTCGCCGGAACACCGCGCCGGAGGCTCCGGAGGCCGGTCCCCCTGCTGGGCTGCGGCAGAAACTGAGCCGCATGGAGCCGGTGGAGCTCGACTTCCCCGACTCGCCGGAGGGCGGCCGCCCGTCGCTGGAGCGCCGCCGCTACAGCGCCTCCCCGCTGACTCTGCCCCTGGCGGGCTCGGCGCCCTCCCCGCGGCAGTCCCAGGAGAGCCTGCCCGGGGCGGTGTCCCCGCTGAGCGGGCGCCGGCGGAGCCCGGGGCTGCTGGAGCGGAGGGGCTCGGGCACGCTGCTCTTGGACCACATCTCGCAGACGCGGCCGGGCTTCCTGCCCCCGCTCAACGTCAACCCGCACCCTCCCATCCCCGACATTCGCCCGCAGCCCGGAGGTCGGGCGCCCtcgctgcccgcccctccccaggcGGGGGCGCCAGGCTCTCCTAGGACCAAGCGCAAACTGGTGAGGCGCCACTCCATGCAGAACGAGCAGATCCGCCTGCTGGGGGGCTTCCAGAGTCTAGGGGGGCCCGGGGAGCCGGGGCGCTGA